Proteins encoded within one genomic window of Streptomyces profundus:
- a CDS encoding SigE family RNA polymerase sigma factor, whose translation MDEQSFDAFYAASVGRLIGQLYAMTGDFAEAQDVVQEAFVRAWERRAALDPESAPEAWVRTVAWRLAVSRWRRVRTSLSFARRQGPSAPVPPPDTHHVLLVRALRQIPPAQRRAVVLHHLCDLTVKEVAAETDCPVGTVKAQLSRGRAALARLLADTEVDPRAGRLPEVEHG comes from the coding sequence ATGGACGAGCAAAGCTTCGACGCCTTCTATGCCGCGAGCGTGGGCCGGCTCATCGGCCAGCTGTACGCCATGACGGGCGACTTCGCCGAGGCCCAGGACGTGGTCCAGGAAGCCTTCGTCCGGGCCTGGGAGCGCCGGGCCGCGCTGGATCCGGAGAGTGCCCCCGAGGCATGGGTGCGCACGGTGGCCTGGCGGCTGGCCGTCAGCCGGTGGCGACGGGTGCGGACCTCGCTCTCCTTCGCACGACGTCAGGGCCCATCCGCCCCGGTACCGCCGCCGGACACCCACCATGTTCTGCTGGTGCGGGCGTTGCGGCAGATCCCGCCGGCGCAGCGGCGGGCCGTGGTGCTCCACCACCTGTGCGACCTGACGGTGAAGGAGGTGGCCGCCGAGACCGACTGTCCCGTCGGCACGGTCAAGGCGCAGCTGAGCCGTGGGCGGGCGGCGCTGGCCCGGCTGTTGGCCGATACTGAGGTGGATCCGAGGGCGGGCCGACTTCCGGAGGTGGAGCATGGCTGA
- a CDS encoding YtxH domain-containing protein, whose amino-acid sequence MRRLVFVAGVAVGYVLGARAGRERYEQLRTAADRLRANPAVRNGVDSAALAGRQAAARAAEAVADRAGDRLPEGVAGRLRAVGGKGAATDASLADDWGTP is encoded by the coding sequence ATGCGTAGGCTGGTGTTTGTCGCGGGAGTCGCCGTCGGCTATGTGCTGGGAGCCCGTGCGGGGCGGGAGCGCTACGAGCAACTGCGCACCGCCGCCGACCGGTTGCGGGCCAACCCCGCCGTCAGGAACGGGGTGGACTCCGCCGCCCTCGCCGGCCGCCAGGCCGCCGCGCGGGCGGCCGAGGCGGTGGCGGACCGGGCCGGTGACCGGCTGCCCGAAGGGGTCGCCGGGCGGCTGCGCGCCGTCGGTGGCAAGGGCGCGGCCACGGACGCCTCGTTGGCCGACGACTGGGGGACGCCCTGA
- a CDS encoding IclR family transcriptional regulator, translating to MGRRVPAVSRALDILELFLEGDGTLSAPEITRRLQLPRTTVHELVTTLAARSYLVPVAEQPGRYRLGVRTYQLGSRYAEQLDLAAEGQQVARAVAETCGETVHVAVLEDADVIYIAKVDSTHAVRMVSAAGRRLPAHCTAVGKMLLASLTPEELDERLPEGELPAMTPNSLTSPAELRGALDDIREAGVATERQESNADVCCVAAPVRDRAGQVVAALSVSVPMIRWSEERQRELTELALRGAGQLSERLGHHARA from the coding sequence ATGGGGCGACGGGTACCGGCGGTCAGCCGTGCACTGGACATACTGGAACTGTTTCTCGAAGGCGACGGAACGCTGTCGGCGCCCGAGATCACGCGGCGGCTCCAGCTGCCGCGCACCACGGTGCACGAGCTGGTGACCACTCTGGCGGCGCGCTCCTATCTGGTGCCGGTCGCCGAGCAGCCAGGCCGGTACCGGCTGGGCGTGCGCACCTACCAGCTGGGCAGCCGCTACGCGGAGCAGCTGGATCTCGCGGCCGAGGGGCAGCAGGTCGCCAGGGCCGTCGCCGAGACCTGCGGGGAGACGGTCCATGTCGCGGTGCTTGAGGACGCCGACGTGATCTATATCGCCAAGGTGGACAGCACCCACGCGGTCCGCATGGTCTCGGCGGCGGGTCGACGGCTGCCGGCGCACTGCACGGCGGTCGGCAAGATGCTGCTGGCCTCGCTGACACCCGAGGAGCTGGACGAACGCCTCCCCGAAGGCGAGTTGCCGGCGATGACGCCCAACTCCCTCACGTCGCCCGCCGAGTTGCGTGGCGCGTTGGACGACATCAGGGAGGCGGGGGTGGCCACCGAACGGCAGGAGTCCAACGCGGACGTCTGCTGTGTGGCGGCCCCGGTGCGGGACCGGGCCGGCCAGGTGGTGGCCGCGCTGAGCGTCTCGGTGCCGATGATCAGATGGAGCGAGGAGCGCCAGCGCGAGCTCACCGAACTGGCCCTGCGCGGCGCCGGCCAGCTCTCCGAGCGCCTGGGCCACCACGCGCGGGCCTGA
- a CDS encoding SMP-30/gluconolactonase/LRE family protein, whose amino-acid sequence MTGGDKEDGVADGLEIAVRERAELGEGPTWDPVAERLVWVDILSSRVHLFDPATGRRTVLPTEQHVGAAKPRRDGGLVVNLRDGVGLYDPDGTFRWLRREVVRGRRGNDAAVAPDGALWAGTMRYDERTGGGTLSRVAPDGAALTVLPEVTVSNGLGWSPDGRALYFIDTPTRRIDVFTVAEDGGVTGRRVLVDTAGLSGFPDGMTVDADGCLWAAFWDGGALRRFTPEGVLDRTVELPVSRATACAFGGGGLTDLYVSTARVGVDPRAEPLAGSLLVLPGLGHGLPQPPFAG is encoded by the coding sequence GTGACGGGCGGGGACAAGGAGGACGGGGTGGCGGACGGTCTGGAGATAGCGGTACGGGAGCGTGCCGAGCTGGGGGAGGGACCCACCTGGGATCCGGTGGCGGAACGGCTCGTCTGGGTCGACATCCTCTCCTCCCGGGTGCACCTGTTCGATCCGGCCACCGGGCGGCGCACCGTGCTGCCGACCGAGCAGCATGTGGGCGCGGCCAAGCCCCGCAGGGACGGCGGCCTGGTGGTCAACCTCAGGGACGGCGTCGGCCTCTACGACCCGGACGGCACCTTCCGCTGGCTGCGCCGCGAGGTGGTGCGGGGGCGGCGCGGCAACGACGCCGCCGTGGCGCCCGACGGCGCGCTCTGGGCGGGCACGATGCGCTACGACGAGCGCACCGGCGGCGGCACCCTGAGCCGGGTGGCCCCGGACGGCGCCGCTCTCACGGTGCTGCCCGAGGTGACCGTCAGCAACGGCCTGGGCTGGAGCCCGGACGGGCGCGCGCTCTACTTCATCGACACCCCGACCCGACGGATCGACGTGTTCACCGTGGCCGAGGACGGCGGCGTCACCGGCCGCCGGGTGCTGGTCGACACGGCCGGGCTGTCGGGCTTCCCGGACGGGATGACGGTGGACGCCGACGGCTGTCTCTGGGCGGCGTTCTGGGACGGCGGGGCGCTCCGCAGGTTCACCCCCGAAGGGGTGCTGGACCGGACGGTCGAGCTGCCGGTGAGCCGGGCCACGGCCTGCGCGTTCGGCGGGGGCGGGCTGACCGACCTCTATGTGAGCACGGCGCGGGTCGGCGTCGACCCCAGGGCTGAGCCGCTCGCCGGCTCGCTGCTGGTGCTGCCGGGGCTCGGCCACGGGCTGCCCCAGCCGCCGTTCGCCGGCTGA
- a CDS encoding NADP-dependent oxidoreductase yields MAEATTVPTTGRAWHLIARPAGWPTDADFALREEPVRAPRAGEVLVRNRYLSLDPYMRGRMNDAKSYTPPFRLDEPMTGDAVGEVLASEAEGFEPGDLVLHQLGWREFATLPARYATPLPAAGEVPVTAYLGVLGMTGLTAYVGLREIAKVREGDVVFVSGAGGAVGGVAGQLARLMGASRVIGSAGGEEKVRVLTEEFGFDAGLDYRAAPIGEQLAKAAPEGIDVYFDNVGGDHLEAAFDVLNLHGRVAICGLISAYNATAPQVAPRNLPLILGKRLRVEGFLVPDHADLRPTFLDEAGRWLAEGKLVHRETVTDGIEQAVDAFLGMMRGANTGKSLVRLDG; encoded by the coding sequence ATGGCCGAGGCAACCACGGTTCCCACGACTGGGCGTGCATGGCATCTGATCGCGCGGCCCGCCGGCTGGCCGACGGACGCCGACTTCGCGCTCCGCGAGGAGCCCGTCCGGGCGCCGCGCGCGGGGGAGGTCCTGGTGCGCAACCGCTATCTGTCGCTCGACCCCTATATGCGGGGGCGGATGAACGACGCCAAGTCCTACACGCCGCCCTTCCGGCTGGACGAGCCGATGACGGGGGACGCGGTGGGCGAGGTGCTGGCCTCCGAGGCGGAGGGCTTCGAGCCCGGTGATCTGGTGCTCCACCAGCTCGGTTGGCGGGAGTTCGCCACGCTGCCGGCGCGCTACGCGACCCCGCTGCCGGCGGCGGGGGAGGTGCCGGTCACCGCCTATCTGGGCGTGCTGGGCATGACCGGGTTGACCGCCTATGTCGGCCTGCGGGAGATCGCCAAGGTGCGCGAGGGCGACGTGGTCTTCGTCTCCGGCGCTGGCGGCGCCGTGGGCGGGGTGGCCGGGCAGCTGGCGCGGCTGATGGGTGCGAGCCGGGTGATCGGCAGCGCCGGCGGCGAGGAGAAGGTCAGGGTGCTGACGGAGGAGTTCGGCTTCGACGCCGGCCTCGACTACCGGGCGGCGCCCATCGGCGAGCAGCTGGCCAAGGCCGCCCCCGAGGGCATCGACGTCTACTTCGACAACGTCGGCGGCGACCATCTGGAGGCCGCCTTCGATGTGCTCAACCTCCATGGCCGGGTGGCGATCTGCGGGTTGATCTCCGCCTACAACGCCACCGCTCCGCAGGTGGCGCCGCGCAATCTGCCTCTGATCCTGGGCAAGCGGCTGCGCGTCGAGGGCTTTCTGGTGCCGGACCACGCCGATCTGCGGCCCACGTTCCTGGACGAGGCGGGCCGCTGGCTCGCGGAGGGGAAGCTGGTGCACCGGGAGACCGTGACCGACGGCATCGAGCAGGCCGTCGACGCCTTCCTCGGCATGATGCGGGGCGCCAACACCGGCAAGTCGCTGGTGCGCCTCGACGGTTGA
- a CDS encoding extracellular solute-binding protein yields MVHDFSAPPRLGRRRLLQGATGLGALATLGPLGACAAPASLAGGDGRIRFWNLFSGGDGANMRAMLDRFRSEYPELTVEDTTLAWGDRYYTKLAMAGAGGRAPEVGVLHLGRLAGFAPGRLLDPIDPVLLAAEGVHREDFNPRLWDRAMVDGELYGLPLDVHASLCFYNRPACAAAGLLDGQGRLVELTGVDTFLAALDEVRGVIGQSPLGWNALMSGECWWTFLGLYQQTGGTMLSEDGTGITLDDDRAEEVLALMARLVADEYAIPGQDLVGYFVNGGGFVLFGNWLVVDFDNAGVDYGATPYPTLFGTPATQAESHCLVLPHQRGRGGGANEAAHRLIAWLVRNSVSWAEASHVPAYLPVLEDPEYLAMEPQAEYRSAMDMAAFDPPAWFFGTSSRGQNEVGVHLSAAALGSVSPAEGVRGVRSALRKLINTRNPFGEGSPA; encoded by the coding sequence ATGGTCCACGACTTCTCCGCGCCGCCGCGCCTGGGACGGCGCCGGCTGCTCCAGGGCGCGACCGGGTTGGGAGCCCTCGCGACCCTCGGTCCACTGGGGGCCTGCGCCGCCCCCGCCTCGCTCGCCGGCGGCGACGGCCGGATCCGCTTCTGGAACCTCTTCAGCGGCGGGGACGGGGCCAATATGCGCGCTATGTTGGATCGTTTCAGGTCCGAGTACCCCGAGCTCACCGTCGAGGACACCACCCTCGCCTGGGGCGACCGCTACTACACCAAGCTGGCGATGGCGGGGGCAGGCGGACGGGCGCCCGAGGTCGGGGTGCTGCATCTGGGCCGGCTCGCCGGCTTCGCCCCCGGCCGGCTGCTGGACCCGATCGACCCGGTGCTCCTGGCGGCCGAGGGGGTGCACCGGGAGGACTTCAACCCGCGCCTCTGGGACCGCGCGATGGTCGACGGCGAGCTGTACGGGCTGCCGCTGGACGTGCACGCCTCGCTCTGCTTCTACAACCGCCCGGCCTGTGCGGCCGCCGGGCTGCTGGACGGCCAGGGGCGGCTGGTCGAACTGACCGGCGTGGACACGTTCCTGGCCGCCCTGGACGAGGTGCGCGGGGTCATCGGCCAGTCGCCGCTGGGGTGGAACGCCCTGATGTCGGGCGAGTGTTGGTGGACCTTCCTCGGCCTGTACCAGCAGACCGGCGGCACCATGCTGAGCGAGGACGGCACCGGGATCACCCTCGACGACGACCGGGCCGAGGAGGTCCTGGCCCTGATGGCGCGGCTGGTCGCCGACGAGTACGCCATCCCGGGACAGGACCTCGTCGGGTACTTCGTCAACGGCGGCGGGTTCGTGCTCTTCGGCAACTGGCTGGTGGTCGACTTCGACAACGCCGGCGTCGACTACGGGGCCACGCCCTACCCCACGCTCTTCGGCACCCCGGCGACCCAGGCCGAGTCCCACTGCCTGGTGCTGCCCCACCAGCGGGGCCGGGGCGGCGGCGCCAACGAGGCCGCGCACCGGCTGATCGCCTGGCTGGTGCGGAACAGCGTCTCCTGGGCCGAGGCCAGCCATGTGCCCGCCTACCTCCCGGTGTTGGAGGATCCGGAGTACCTCGCCATGGAGCCGCAGGCGGAGTACCGCTCGGCCATGGACATGGCCGCCTTCGACCCGCCCGCCTGGTTCTTCGGCACCTCGTCGCGCGGCCAGAACGAGGTGGGCGTCCACCTCTCCGCCGCCGCCCTCGGCTCGGTCAGCCCGGCCGAGGGGGTGCGGGGCGTCAGGTCCGCGCTGCGCAAGCTGATCAACACCCGTAACCCCTTCGGGGAAGGGAGCCCCGCATGA
- a CDS encoding carbohydrate ABC transporter permease → MTPPVTAAAPAPTRSRRPGAADGGGPRARLGRVFQHGGWFVAPFLLVYALFLVWPLVSGLWYSLNETNLAGINTEFIGLGNYREAFGDGEMWDALGNTLRFTAMITPLIVVTAFGLALLAHNIKRGKWFWRLAFFAPFLLPSAVLAELWRWLYEPDFGLLNNTLNHRVPWLLEGDWAMFSMVLATLWWTVGFSFLLYLAALQSIPNHLYEAAALDGAGPLKRMWHITVPMVRTITGLILVLQILASLQVFDQIFLINEGGPNNETRPVVQYIIQQGFTGYRIGYASAISYIVFLLIVVVTLARLWLVRNREENIR, encoded by the coding sequence ATGACACCCCCGGTGACGGCCGCGGCGCCCGCGCCCACCCGTTCCCGGCGCCCTGGGGCGGCGGACGGCGGCGGCCCGAGGGCCAGGCTGGGGCGCGTCTTCCAGCACGGCGGCTGGTTTGTCGCGCCGTTCCTGCTGGTCTACGCCCTCTTCCTGGTCTGGCCGCTGGTCTCCGGGCTCTGGTACAGCCTCAACGAGACCAACCTGGCCGGTATCAACACGGAGTTCATCGGCCTGGGCAACTACCGCGAGGCGTTTGGCGACGGCGAGATGTGGGACGCGCTGGGCAACACGCTCCGCTTCACCGCGATGATCACCCCGCTGATCGTGGTGACGGCGTTCGGTCTCGCGCTGCTCGCCCACAACATCAAGCGCGGCAAGTGGTTCTGGCGGCTGGCCTTCTTCGCGCCGTTCCTGCTGCCGTCGGCGGTGCTCGCCGAGCTGTGGCGCTGGCTCTACGAGCCGGACTTCGGCCTGCTCAACAACACGCTGAACCACCGGGTGCCCTGGCTGCTCGAAGGCGACTGGGCGATGTTCTCGATGGTCCTGGCCACCCTGTGGTGGACGGTCGGCTTCAGCTTCCTGCTCTATCTGGCGGCGCTCCAGTCCATCCCCAACCACCTCTACGAGGCGGCGGCGCTGGACGGCGCCGGGCCGCTGAAGCGGATGTGGCACATCACCGTGCCGATGGTCCGCACCATCACCGGGCTGATCCTGGTGCTCCAGATCCTGGCCTCGCTCCAGGTCTTCGACCAGATCTTCCTGATCAACGAGGGCGGGCCGAACAACGAGACCCGGCCGGTCGTGCAGTACATCATCCAGCAGGGCTTCACCGGCTACCGGATCGGCTACGCCTCGGCCATCTCGTACATCGTCTTCCTGCTGATCGTCGTCGTGACGCTGGCGCGGCTGTGGCTGGTCAGGAACCGTGAGGAGAACATCCGTTGA
- a CDS encoding carbohydrate ABC transporter permease, which yields MSALPLAQRIRRNAGQIVLTSLGALLAALWLVPFGWALSTSLKPEGDTQKLPLRWIQSNMNLDAYRSVLGDGNIPKWLVNSVIVSTGVTLLTVVVSALAAYGFARTDFRCRRVLFGITLAGIMVPGTVITAPLFANVRTMGLVDTYWGVILPQVSAPAMVFILYKFFQGVPRELEEAARIDGAGRWRIFGQIVLPLSRPVLAAVAIFTFIASWNNFMWPYLVTTDPDLATLPVGLATVQSSFGIRWAQLMAGALLAALPLLIVFVFFQRQIVRGVAHTGIAGQ from the coding sequence TTGAGCGCACTCCCCCTGGCCCAGCGGATTCGCCGCAACGCCGGGCAGATCGTGTTGACCTCGCTGGGCGCGCTGCTGGCCGCGCTCTGGCTGGTGCCCTTCGGCTGGGCGCTGTCCACCTCGCTCAAGCCGGAGGGCGACACCCAGAAGCTGCCGCTGAGGTGGATCCAGTCGAACATGAACCTGGACGCCTACCGCAGCGTGCTGGGCGACGGGAACATCCCCAAGTGGCTGGTGAACTCGGTGATCGTCTCCACCGGGGTGACCCTGCTGACGGTCGTGGTGTCGGCGCTGGCGGCCTACGGGTTCGCGCGCACCGACTTCCGCTGCCGCCGGGTGCTCTTCGGGATCACCCTGGCCGGGATCATGGTGCCGGGCACGGTGATCACCGCGCCGCTCTTCGCCAATGTGCGGACGATGGGCCTGGTGGACACCTACTGGGGGGTGATCCTGCCGCAGGTGTCGGCGCCGGCGATGGTGTTCATCCTGTACAAGTTCTTCCAGGGCGTGCCCAGGGAGTTGGAGGAGGCCGCCAGGATCGACGGCGCGGGCCGGTGGCGGATCTTCGGCCAGATCGTGTTGCCGCTCTCCCGGCCGGTGTTGGCGGCGGTGGCGATCTTCACCTTTATCGCCTCCTGGAACAACTTCATGTGGCCCTATCTGGTCACCACCGATCCCGATCTGGCCACGTTGCCGGTCGGTCTGGCCACCGTCCAGTCGTCGTTCGGCATCCGCTGGGCACAGCTGATGGCCGGGGCCCTGCTGGCGGCGCTTCCGTTGTTGATCGTGTTCGTCTTCTTCCAGCGGCAGATCGTTCGAGGTGTGGCACATACCGGCATCGCCGGTCAGTGA
- a CDS encoding alpha-N-arabinofuranosidase produces the protein MSSEHTARFTLDPAFSVSPVDERIFGSFVEHLGRCVYEGVYEPGHESADEAGLRTDVLELVRELGVTAIRYPGGNFVSGYKWEDSVGPRDERPRRLDLAWKSTESNRFGLSEFVDFVRKVGGTPMMAVNLGTRGVGEAIELQEYANHQGGTALSDLRAAHGDKDPFDIRLWCLGNELDGPWQTGHKTADEYGRLAAETARAMRQIDPDVELVACGSSNQAMPTFAAWESTVLEHTYDLVDHISLHAYYYPRDGDVDSFIASAVDTESFIENVVATADHVGAKLKSDKRINLSFDEWNVWYQDGSGPKLSDEPPSEDWAEAPRLLEDNYTVTDAVVVGSLLIALLRHADRVKVACQAQLVNVIAPIATVPGGPAWRQTIFHPFAQASRHGRGTVLDVRPQSPTHTTAKYGEVDLLHATAVRDEETGAVTVFAVNRGRESELPLEVALNNLGLTELVEHSVLADADPDARNTADDPDRVAPHAGTGATLADGVLKATLEPLSWNVFRLA, from the coding sequence ATGAGTTCTGAGCACACCGCCCGATTCACCCTCGACCCCGCGTTCTCCGTCTCCCCGGTGGACGAGCGGATCTTCGGTTCCTTCGTCGAGCATCTGGGGCGCTGCGTCTACGAGGGCGTCTACGAGCCCGGCCACGAGAGCGCAGACGAGGCCGGGCTGCGCACCGATGTCCTGGAGCTGGTCAGGGAGTTGGGCGTCACCGCCATTCGCTACCCGGGCGGCAACTTCGTCTCCGGCTACAAGTGGGAGGACTCGGTCGGCCCCAGGGACGAGCGTCCGCGCCGCCTGGATCTGGCCTGGAAGTCCACCGAGAGCAACCGGTTCGGCCTCAGCGAGTTCGTCGACTTCGTGCGCAAGGTCGGCGGCACCCCGATGATGGCGGTCAACCTCGGCACCCGGGGCGTCGGCGAGGCGATCGAGCTTCAGGAGTACGCCAACCACCAGGGCGGCACCGCGCTCTCCGACCTGCGGGCCGCCCACGGGGACAAGGACCCGTTCGACATCCGGCTCTGGTGCCTGGGCAACGAGCTGGACGGCCCCTGGCAGACCGGGCACAAGACCGCCGACGAGTACGGCCGGCTCGCCGCCGAGACGGCGCGCGCCATGCGGCAGATCGACCCGGACGTCGAACTCGTCGCCTGTGGCAGCTCGAACCAGGCGATGCCCACGTTCGCGGCCTGGGAGTCCACCGTTCTGGAGCACACCTACGACCTGGTGGACCACATCTCGCTGCACGCCTACTACTACCCCCGGGACGGCGACGTCGACTCGTTCATCGCCTCCGCCGTGGACACCGAGTCGTTCATCGAGAACGTGGTGGCCACCGCCGACCATGTCGGCGCGAAGCTGAAGTCGGACAAGCGGATCAACCTCTCCTTCGACGAGTGGAACGTCTGGTACCAGGACGGCAGCGGCCCCAAGCTCAGCGACGAGCCCCCGAGCGAGGACTGGGCCGAGGCGCCCCGGCTGCTGGAGGACAACTACACGGTGACGGACGCCGTGGTGGTCGGCTCGCTGCTGATCGCGCTGCTGCGCCACGCCGACCGGGTCAAGGTCGCCTGCCAGGCCCAACTGGTCAACGTGATCGCCCCGATCGCCACCGTGCCGGGCGGCCCGGCCTGGCGGCAGACGATCTTCCACCCGTTCGCCCAGGCGTCCCGCCACGGCCGGGGCACCGTGCTCGATGTGCGCCCGCAGAGCCCCACCCACACCACCGCGAAGTACGGCGAGGTCGATCTGCTGCACGCCACGGCGGTGCGCGACGAGGAGACAGGGGCGGTCACCGTCTTCGCCGTCAACCGGGGGCGGGAGAGCGAGCTGCCCCTTGAGGTCGCGCTGAACAACCTGGGCCTCACCGAGCTGGTCGAGCACAGCGTGCTCGCCGACGCCGACCCCGACGCCCGCAACACCGCCGACGACCCCGACCGGGTCGCCCCGCACGCCGGCACCGGCGCCACCCTCGCGGACGGCGTCCTCAAGGCCACCCTGGAACCGCTCTCCTGGAACGTGTTCCGGCTCGCCTGA
- a CDS encoding PHP domain-containing protein has product MAHGHHHHHGHDHGAADPESGPLPEALDLAVPDAELSPAQLSRRGMLRSAGLLGAGIAGAGLVAGAATPAAAVGPAGRGGGGGRRLRWLAGDHHIHTQFSSDGMYRVGDQVRNGARFGLDWMVITDHGSVNHSRIGVEKVNPEIRAARETHDDTLVFQGLEWNIPSAEHGTVFVHPGRDEVRVLKQFETDYDGSVNNASGNSPANEALAIAGLDFLAEQVRRRKVQDALMLANHPARQGVDSPHEIRGWRDAQPRIAVGFEGAPGHQAAGIAEPHGPGGGRGYYAGSPGPNSFPGYPAESYRTWGGFDWMTATVGGLWDSLLSEGKPWWISANSDSHANYADASARPEGSDFDTNGYHDDPVYAGTGLNLSAGDFWPGQYSRTHVGSTDFSYAAVMEGIRRGRVWVDHGGLIAGFDAQLRGGGRSVTLGDTLLVRRGTKVELRLEIELAHTPNWATFLPRLARVDVIRGAVTGEPSDRDTFHAPDTRVVKSFDVDETEGTVTFTYDLGRVSEPAYVRVRGTDGKRSQVGLGGANIDPAGPALDVLGDADPWEDLWFYANPIWVLPE; this is encoded by the coding sequence ATGGCACACGGACACCATCACCACCACGGACACGACCACGGCGCGGCGGACCCGGAGTCGGGGCCACTGCCCGAGGCGCTCGATCTGGCCGTCCCCGACGCCGAGTTGAGCCCCGCCCAGCTGTCCAGACGCGGCATGCTGCGCAGCGCCGGACTGCTGGGCGCCGGCATCGCCGGGGCAGGACTCGTCGCGGGCGCCGCGACGCCGGCCGCCGCCGTCGGCCCCGCCGGGCGCGGCGGAGGCGGGGGCCGCCGGCTGCGCTGGCTGGCCGGGGACCACCACATCCACACCCAGTTCAGCTCCGACGGGATGTACCGGGTCGGCGACCAGGTCCGCAACGGCGCCCGCTTCGGTCTCGACTGGATGGTCATCACCGACCACGGCAGCGTCAACCACAGCCGGATCGGCGTCGAGAAGGTCAACCCCGAGATCCGGGCGGCCCGCGAGACCCACGACGACACCCTCGTCTTCCAGGGCCTGGAGTGGAACATCCCGTCCGCCGAGCACGGCACGGTGTTCGTCCACCCGGGCCGCGACGAGGTGCGGGTGCTCAAGCAGTTCGAGACTGACTACGACGGCAGCGTCAACAACGCGTCGGGCAACAGCCCGGCCAACGAGGCGCTCGCCATCGCCGGCCTCGACTTCCTCGCCGAACAGGTCCGCCGGCGCAAGGTCCAGGACGCGCTGATGCTGGCCAACCACCCAGCGCGGCAGGGCGTCGACTCCCCGCACGAGATCCGTGGCTGGCGCGACGCGCAACCCCGCATCGCCGTCGGCTTCGAGGGCGCGCCTGGCCACCAGGCCGCCGGCATCGCCGAACCCCACGGCCCCGGCGGCGGACGCGGCTACTACGCCGGCAGCCCAGGACCCAACTCGTTCCCCGGCTACCCGGCCGAGAGCTACCGCACCTGGGGAGGGTTCGACTGGATGACGGCCACCGTGGGCGGGCTGTGGGACAGCCTCCTCTCCGAGGGCAAGCCCTGGTGGATCTCCGCCAACTCGGACTCCCACGCCAACTACGCGGACGCCTCCGCCCGCCCCGAGGGCTCCGATTTCGACACCAACGGCTACCACGACGACCCCGTCTACGCCGGCACCGGACTCAACCTGTCCGCCGGCGACTTCTGGCCCGGCCAGTACAGCCGCACCCATGTCGGCTCGACGGACTTCTCCTACGCGGCGGTGATGGAGGGCATCCGACGTGGCCGGGTCTGGGTCGACCACGGCGGGTTGATCGCCGGCTTCGACGCCCAACTGCGCGGCGGCGGACGGTCGGTGACCCTGGGCGACACGCTGCTGGTGCGGCGCGGCACCAAGGTCGAACTGCGCCTTGAGATCGAACTGGCCCACACCCCCAACTGGGCGACGTTCCTGCCCCGGCTGGCCCGCGTCGACGTGATCAGGGGCGCGGTCACCGGCGAACCCTCCGACCGCGACACCTTCCACGCCCCAGACACCCGGGTCGTCAAGTCCTTCGACGTCGACGAGACCGAGGGCACCGTCACCTTCACCTACGATCTGGGCCGCGTCTCCGAGCCGGCCTATGTGCGGGTGCGGGGCACCGACGGCAAGCGGAGCCAGGTCGGCCTGGGCGGCGCGAACATCGACCCGGCCGGGCCCGCGTTGGACGTCCTCGGGGACGCCGACCCGTGGGAGGACCTCTGGTTCTACGCCAACCCGATCTGGGTCCTGCCCGAATGA
- a CDS encoding helix-turn-helix domain-containing protein: MSELEYFGAEIKEARERAGLSQRQFATGTGFSQSYISKIEHGALIPSEDFAQKCDLVLGTDGRFERQRERLVKRGHPSWFAPFAKMEAEARVILAHAMWSIPGLFQTPEYARALFRAGHPDAPEEWTEKKVENRMARRDLLARGNPPKIWAIIHESALVPHIGGVRVMKAQLEHLVKAARMPKVTLQVLSRTAGAPPATEPFILLELPKQRTVAYTDTALGGQMATSEDQVEFLRVAFDRLRAEALSPSKSIQLVKKLAKEMPNEDD, encoded by the coding sequence ATGAGTGAGCTGGAATACTTCGGGGCGGAGATCAAGGAGGCACGGGAGCGCGCTGGCCTATCCCAACGCCAGTTCGCCACTGGTACAGGGTTCAGTCAGAGCTACATCTCAAAGATTGAGCACGGGGCGCTCATCCCCTCTGAGGACTTCGCGCAGAAGTGCGACCTGGTGTTGGGCACTGACGGCCGGTTCGAGCGGCAGCGTGAGCGCCTGGTGAAGCGAGGTCACCCGAGCTGGTTCGCGCCGTTCGCAAAAATGGAGGCGGAAGCGCGGGTCATCCTGGCCCACGCGATGTGGTCGATCCCGGGTCTGTTCCAGACCCCCGAGTACGCCCGTGCACTGTTCCGAGCTGGGCATCCTGACGCGCCAGAGGAGTGGACCGAAAAGAAGGTCGAAAATCGCATGGCGCGACGGGACTTACTCGCTCGGGGGAATCCCCCTAAAATCTGGGCAATCATCCACGAATCTGCCCTAGTGCCCCATATTGGCGGGGTGCGAGTAATGAAGGCGCAACTGGAGCATCTGGTAAAAGCGGCACGGATGCCAAAAGTCACCCTGCAAGTTCTCAGCCGCACGGCCGGGGCTCCCCCGGCGACGGAACCGTTCATCCTGTTGGAGCTGCCCAAGCAACGCACCGTGGCCTACACGGATACGGCGCTTGGTGGCCAGATGGCTACCAGCGAAGACCAGGTAGAGTTCTTGCGGGTGGCCTTTGATCGACTACGGGCGGAAGCGTTGAGCCCAAGTAAGTCCATCCAACTCGTCAAGAAACTCGCAAAGGAAATGCCGAATGAAGACGACTGA